The following proteins are encoded in a genomic region of Glycine max cultivar Williams 82 chromosome 18, Glycine_max_v4.0, whole genome shotgun sequence:
- the LOC102669719 gene encoding uncharacterized protein gives MEASDHAILRDRDYIPTKKSLLELTSQDAMLAQNKLLAKTLATLTTTMSNLPQQLHAVQPSSVIHNGGCNICGGAHKSGSCMVQNDTTNKVNYMGNQNRQGFYQGGPPDFYQRVNFSQGQGWRSYLGNNFNQGGPSPQPPSQELSCQEKPTKLEELLAVVTRNQKQEGEETDEVLQDASIEKEEDAEEEEKNEKVSTQKTKSQLAREAKREIPPVSLKEAPYPLVPSKKDKECYFKRFLDIFKRLEITIPFGEALQQMPLYSKFLKDLLTKKGNYINSETILVGGNCSAVIQKLPPNFKDPGSVTIPYSIGDISVGKDLTDL, from the exons ATGGAAGCTAGTGATCACGCCATCCTCCGTGATCGAGACTACATACCTACAAAGAAAAGCCTTCTTGAGCTCACTTCTCAAGATGCTATGTTGGCTCAAAATAAGCTTTTGGCCAAGACCTTGGCGACCCTCACGACAACTATGAGTAATCTTCCTCAACAACTACATGCAGTGCAACCTTCATCAGTCATACACAATGGAGGATGCAACATTTGTGGAGGTGCTCATAAGTCAGGCTCATGCATGGTTCAAAACGATACAACTAACAAGGTTAACTACATGGGAAATCAGAATCGTCAGGGATTCTATCAAGGCGGACCACCGGACTTTTATCAGAGAGTTAATTTTTCGCAGGGCCAAGGTTGGAGATCTTATCTAGGGAATAATTTCAACCAAGGAGGACCATCTCCTCAGCCTCCTAGCCAAGAGCTAAGTTGTCAGGAGAAACCCACTAAGCTGGAAGAATTGCTG GCAGTCGTCACCAGAAACCAAAAGCAGGAGGGTGAAGAAACTGACGAAGTGTTACAGGATGCGAGCATAGAGAAAGAAGAGGATGCTGAGgaggaagaaaagaatgaaaaggtTTCAACACAGAAGACCAAGAGTCAACTAGCCCGGGAAGCCAAGAGAGAGATACCACCAGTTTCGCTAAAGGAGGCACCGTACCCTCTGGTGCCAtcaaagaaggacaaggaatgCTACTTCAAGCGGTTCCTTGACATATTCAAAAGGCTAGAGATTACTATCCCTTTTGGAGAGGCCCTACAACAGATGCCGCTATACTCAAAATTTTTAAAGGACCTCCTCACTAAAAAGGGAAATTACATCAATAGTGAGACCATTTTGGTGGGAGGCAATTGCAGTGCGGTGATTCAAAAGTTGCCTCCTAATTTCAAAGATCCAGGAAGCGTCACAATCCCCTATTCTATTGGGGATATATCTGTAGGTAAAGATCTTACTGATTTATGA
- the LOC100790725 gene encoding uncharacterized protein isoform X1: MPCLYITTNLNLDGVDTNPVFSEATTAVSTIIGKPEKVSDVYKLFMSFVMVILKSSVPISFEGNKEPAAYAEIVSMGGINTEVKRKLIATIGTILQSNLSIPRTRFFLKVFDVSAFRTNSKM, translated from the exons atgcCTTGCCTTTACATCACCACCAACCTTAACCTAGATGGAGTTGACACCAACCCCGTCTTTTCTGAAGCCACCACTGCTGTCTCTACAATCATTGGCAAACCTGAGAAG GTTTCAGACGTGTACAAGCTTTTCATGTCG TTTGTAATGGTCATATTGAAGTCATCAGTACcaatatcatttgagggtaacAAGGAACCAGCAGCATATGCTGAGATAGTTTCAATGGGTGGCATAAATACAGAAGTGAAGAGGAAGCTGATTGCTACCATTGGAACCATTTTGCAGTCCAACCTGTCTATCCCAAGAACACGATTTTTCCTCAAAGTCTTTGATGTGAGTGCGTTTCGTACCAACTCCAAAATGTAA
- the LOC102669445 gene encoding probable carotenoid cleavage dioxygenase 4, chloroplastic, with protein sequence MENDTGFPLIPNVFSGFNSLVASAACGSLSVARVLTGQFNPANGIGLANTSLVFFGNRLFALAESDLPYAVNVTPDGDIDRLGRHDFDEKLTFSMTAHPKIDLDTVECFAFCYGPVP encoded by the coding sequence ATGGAAAACGACACTGGTTTCCCTCTCATCCCCAACGTGTTCTCCGGCTTCAACTCCCTCGTGGCCTCCGCGGCATGTGGCTCCCTCTCCGTGGCACGTGTCTTAACGGGGCAGTTTAACCCCGCTAACGGCATTGGCTTGGCCAACACTAGCTTAGTCTTCTTCGGGAATCGTCTCTTCGCGCTTGCCGAATCTGACCTCCCTTACGCCGTTAACGTAACCCCTGACGGCGACATCGACAGGCTCGGCCGTCACGACTTTGACGAAAAACTCACGTTCAGCATGACGGCGCACCCTAAGATAGACCTCGACACAGTGGAGTGCTTCGCCTTCTGTTACGGCCCCGTGCCATGA
- the LOC100790725 gene encoding macrophage migration inhibitory factor homolog isoform X2: protein MPCLYITTNLNLDGVDTNPVFSEATTAVSTIIGKPEKFVMVILKSSVPISFEGNKEPAAYAEIVSMGGINTEVKRKLIATIGTILQSNLSIPRTRFFLKVFDVSAFRTNSKM from the exons atgcCTTGCCTTTACATCACCACCAACCTTAACCTAGATGGAGTTGACACCAACCCCGTCTTTTCTGAAGCCACCACTGCTGTCTCTACAATCATTGGCAAACCTGAGAAG TTTGTAATGGTCATATTGAAGTCATCAGTACcaatatcatttgagggtaacAAGGAACCAGCAGCATATGCTGAGATAGTTTCAATGGGTGGCATAAATACAGAAGTGAAGAGGAAGCTGATTGCTACCATTGGAACCATTTTGCAGTCCAACCTGTCTATCCCAAGAACACGATTTTTCCTCAAAGTCTTTGATGTGAGTGCGTTTCGTACCAACTCCAAAATGTAA